From the Candidatus Atribacteria bacterium genome, one window contains:
- the rfbD gene encoding dTDP-4-dehydrorhamnose reductase yields MIWLIGNKGMLGNDIEKLLKKREMGYCASDREVNIIDYKALDKYVKDKEISWIINCAGYTRVDKAEEEIDEAFKLNKDGVRNIALFSAKKQIRLIHISTDYVFDGRRKEHVLSYTEDDQTNPINIYGKSKLAGEEEIKEILEEYFIIRTAWLYGLQGNNFVYTMLKLFREGDCVKVVEDQWGSPTYTVDLAGAILKIIEDDAVRYGIYHFTNEGITNWYEFARVIYKKAKGLGLIEGKKKVEILPVKTEEYPTTARRPRYSVLSKEKIIKEFNLKIRGWDKALEDFLISLKENWEGIKSRANK; encoded by the coding sequence ATGATCTGGCTTATCGGAAATAAAGGAATGCTGGGTAATGATATAGAAAAATTATTAAAGAAAAGAGAAATGGGGTATTGCGCTAGTGATCGGGAAGTGAATATTATCGATTATAAGGCGCTGGATAAATATGTAAAAGATAAGGAAATAAGCTGGATTATTAATTGCGCAGGATATACCCGGGTAGATAAGGCAGAAGAAGAAATAGATGAGGCTTTTAAGTTAAACAAAGATGGCGTTAGGAATATTGCCTTATTTTCCGCCAAGAAACAAATTAGATTAATTCATATCTCTACAGATTATGTCTTTGATGGCAGACGAAAAGAACATGTCCTTTCTTACACCGAAGATGATCAGACTAATCCTATAAATATATATGGTAAGAGCAAATTAGCGGGCGAAGAGGAGATAAAAGAGATATTAGAGGAATATTTTATCATTCGTACAGCCTGGTTATATGGATTACAAGGGAATAATTTTGTTTATACGATGTTAAAGTTATTTAGAGAAGGCGATTGTGTAAAGGTAGTAGAAGACCAGTGGGGCTCCCCTACTTACACGGTGGATTTAGCAGGAGCTATTTTAAAGATAATAGAAGATGATGCAGTTCGTTATGGAATCTATCATTTTACCAATGAAGGGATAACCAATTGGTATGAATTTGCCAGGGTTATTTATAAAAAAGCTAAAGGATTAGGGTTGATTGAAGGCAAGAAAAAAGTGGAGATACTACCCGTTAAAACTGAGGAATATCCTACAACTGCCAGGAGACCAAGATATTCAGTTTTATCTAAAGAGAAGATAATTAAGGAGTTTAATCTGAAGATTAGAGGTTGGGATAAGGCCTTAGAAGATTTTCTGATATCCCTGAAGGAGAATTGGGAAGGAATAAAAAGTAGGGCAAATAAATGA
- a CDS encoding dTDP-4-dehydrorhamnose 3,5-epimerase, translating into MQFKRGEIEGIIIKPLTKFSDERGFLVETFRIDDLLGGLKPAMSYISSTKPGLSRGPHEHKNQTDIFYFIGPGNFKIKLWDNRKGSKTFGCFMEIVGGEDNPIRVIVPPGIVHGYKNISKKIDGIVLNCPDKLYQGWDRKEEVDEIRYEDKEDEFYLDFIKEDK; encoded by the coding sequence ATGCAATTTAAAAGAGGAGAGATTGAGGGAATAATCATTAAACCATTGACTAAGTTTTCGGATGAAAGAGGTTTTTTAGTTGAGACCTTCAGAATAGATGATCTTCTCGGTGGGCTTAAACCGGCAATGAGCTATATCTCTTCCACTAAACCAGGACTGTCTCGGGGACCTCATGAACATAAGAATCAGACCGATATATTCTACTTCATAGGTCCGGGCAATTTTAAAATAAAGCTGTGGGATAATCGAAAAGGAAGTAAGACTTTTGGATGTTTTATGGAGATAGTCGGAGGAGAAGATAATCCTATCAGGGTGATTGTTCCTCCCGGGATAGTGCATGGTTATAAGAATATCTCTAAAAAAATAGACGGGATAGTGTTAAATTGTCCCGATAAATTATATCAAGGTTGGGACAGAAAAGAAGAAGTTGATGAGATAAGATATGAAGACAAAGAGGATGAATTTTATTTAGATTTTATTAAAGAGGATAAATAA